TGCCATCACGGTGCGAGCTAAAGTCCAGCCTGTTTCCAGCCTCTTCGTTAGTTTGCGTAGGCATTCAGACTAGTAATATGCCGTAATCCTTGTCGCTGCAAGTTTAGCGGTAATTAATAATTCCACGCAGTGACATCATAAATCTCATCACTTTTTATAAATTCCACGTCAGACGAAATAGAGCCGATAAATGGCCACTATTTTCAACTCACTACTGCACAAAAAAAGCCCGACATCTCTGCCAGACCTTTTGATATGATGGAAGATACAGGGCTCGAACCTGTGACCCTCTGCTTGTAAGGCAGACGCTCTCCCAACTGAGCTAATCTTCCATATCACTATGCTATTAATTATAGCACAGTGAATTTATTATTCAATACCAAATTTAATTTTTTGTGTGTCTGTTAACCGCCATTGTAAATAATGGTCCGTCAACTCAAGGGCTTTCACCAAATTTTCTTTGGTGTATTCTGGTTCCAACTCTTTACGTAAATCAGATTCCAACAACCCTTGTACGTCTTCCCACAAAGGCCCAACACCAATCATGATGTTCAACATACCTTTTTCAGTGTGTTGCTTCGTCTTAAATGAAACTTGGACTCGGGCAGCAAAACTACGATATGCGATAAAATCAGCTGATAAGGTACCTGATTCCCATGAAAATGCTGGAAATACGACAACTGAACTACCAAAACGATCTTCAATTGCTTCCGTCACTATTTGTTGTACTTCAACTAAATATAAATCACGTAATTCATCGTTATTACCAACAACTTCTTGCGCTTCTTTTGCCTGTTTCTTCCCGAACATAATCCTATCTCACTTTCCAAACATTTACGTCAATAGCTAATATACTACTAACCCTGCGAAATTTATAGCGAAAAGTTTACAAATCGTAAAATAACTAACATCCGGTAAGATCCGCTCTGTGAAAATGACTCCAATTACCCATAAATATCCGTCAAATGATCAAAGACTTTTTGGGCGATTTCGTAGCGCTCACGTAGTTGGTAGGCATCTTCCAAGAAATTTTCATCTGGTAAGAAGTATTGGAATTCACGATTGGCTTCCAGCGCTTGTTTAAGCACTTCTAGGACGCGGGTGACTTCTGATTCGCTGAGGACCGCTTGCCGGCTCTCACGCACGTTTCTAACCAAGGTATCGTATAAGAAACCGGTCCGGATGACTTGTTCTGATGATTGATTGTTAATTGTCACATTTTCATTTGGAATCACGAAAACTGGCGCCGCTAATAATTTCACGCGCTCAATATCTTGCAGGGCGTCACTATCAAAAAGGACCCCTTCAACTGCGGAAATGTGCAAATCATTTTGGCCGGTCACATTTTCTTGGGTCGAACCAATCCGACTCCACTGGCCATCCCGCGAAATCGTAATTCGTTGTTCCTGCCCTTTACCGGCACCGTAATTTTTGACTTCAATGACGTGAATTCCAAACATCGAAACGACAATAAAATCGATTTCTGTGGCCCCAACAACATTCCCGTCCGTATCAAATTCCGGTAATGTCGGATTTTGGACATACTGGAGGTGGTGCTGGTCGAGTTTACTTTGAACGGTCTGCTCACCTTTGACCCCAAAATAACGCCCGCGCTGTTCATAATTCATTTTACGGATGACTTTTTGTAACTCGGTTAAAGGCTCGATTTGTTTTTGCTTAGGAAGGACATTACGTTTGATTAGGAGTTCTTTTAATTGTGGGTGTTCATCAAAGTAAGTATCAAGTTCGAGCACATTAGAAATCCATTCGTTGATTGTTGAGAGCATTGTGGCTGGTAACGCATCGTTGTCTTCACCAAATTGTTGCTGGATAGTGTTCAAAGATTCATAAGCTGCTGACATGTTAGTGCTTTGGGCAGTCACACCTGGGATTGGGAGTAATTTTCGTGATGACTTATAGTTATATTTTTGGAATAGTTGTTTTATATTTGCAGCCATACGTGTTTCATCACGTTGGACTGGGTTGGCATGTATGCGCCCTGCCTCATCAAGCTCAGTTTCAAATTCAACGTTATCACCAACTTTTACTGGCTCATATTTGGCCCATGCTAACAGGAAAAAAATTGATTGATCATTTTCGGCTTGAATGAAGCCATAGCCACCAGTATGTCGCCGATGGTCGTACGGTTTGATTTCGCGGACTTTTCCATGAAATTCCATATTTGTGCTCCCTTTTGAGTTAATGAACTAAGTATATCGCACGACAACAAAAAAGCCCAACCACAACTTGTGTGATTAGACCTTAAACTACATTTGCGCTTTAATTTTTTCGTAGGCCCCTGCTTCTGCACTATCCACGGCGGCACCGAGAATTTGTTGGGCTTTATCATAATCAAACGTGTGTTGATATTCATCCATCGCTTGGTCATATGCGGTCGCGACTTTGTCATTTTGGAGTCGGTAGCGGTTCGCATATTGCATTAATTGTTCAGTCAAATTAGCATTCAACTTCAAACTTGCCGTTGCTTCATGCAAGGAATCCAAATCACTCTTAATCACGTTCAATTGATTAGCGACATCAGTCATATTGATCCGAATGGCTTGCATGTCGTTATATAATTTATCAATTTCACGGGTCACGTTTTGATATTGTTTTTTATAGTTAACTGGTAACCCAGGCAAGTTCCAGTGTTCAACTTCGCGCTTGATGTCACGCAAATCAAAGGCAGCTTCTTCAAGGGTGCTTTGTGCTGACTTTTCAGCTTCCGTCAAACCTTGCACACTATCCCAAATGGCAGCGTGATCGTTTTCGATTGCGGTTAATTGGGCTTGCGCAGCCGCAAATTTTTCAGCAACTTCTGAATAGACCGCTGCATTCATTTGCATGTCCAAACGTTCTTTACGGAAAGTATCGCCGACTTTCTTGATTTGTTCGCTTAACTCTCGGGTTGCATCAATTTCACCCTTGGTCATAATGTAACGTTGGCCTAAGCGATCAAGTTCCATCAATAGTGAGTGATTTTGGTGCTTAGCGTGTTCAATAAAGCGATCAAGTTGGGCTTCACTTTGTTTAGCTGTTTTCTTAGCATCAAGTTCCAATTGCATTGCATCGTACACGTCGTCAATTCGTGCTGATAATTTAGTAGTTAAATCAGCTGCCTCATCAACATGCAAATCATTCAAGAGCAGTGCTGTGGATTGACGAGTGTTTTCAAGTTCAGCAATCTGAGCTGCCATCGCATCACCATCGGGGAAAACATAGCCCTCTGCCAACAGCTTTTGGTATGCGTCTTGCAGTTCGGTAATCTGATCAACGAAATCACCTGATAATTCTTTTTCAATTGCTGGAATAGCATCAATCATGTTTTCCAGCTTTTCAGTTTCTGAATGTAGTTGAGCATAAATATCTGATGCCGCAGTATGGTCTCCTTGCGCCGTCAATCGACTAAATTCATCAAAATCATCTTCTAATGAACCTAGAATTTCTTCTAACTTATCAATTGAATCCCCGTACTCAAAATTCCGCGTCAATAACGTTTTACGTAAAGCTTGATATTCACTTTCCAATTGCGTCACCGCTGCCCGGTGAGCTTCATCAATTTTGTGTAAATCTTCTAAGCCTTTTTGCACGTCAACAATTCGTTGGGCGGTAACATCGAGTTGCGTCGATAACTCCTTCAAAGCTTGGCGGGTTTTAACGACATTCCAACCTTTGGCATCGAAAAATACTTCATCGGCTTTTTCGTCAAACGCGAGAAAATCTTGGGTTTCCACTTCATTGTAGGCCGTTTGTAATTGTTCAAACTGCTTCAAAGATTTACCAGTCAGACTCATCTTCTGGCCTTCAAGCAAACTAGTATCCGTATCTAAGTCTAACAGCTGCTGCTTTTTAGTTTGCAGTGCTTCGACTCTTCTTATTGTTAATCGCTGGGTGATAAAAATAGCAACATAAACAACAATCGCCAAAATAACAAGCCCAATCAAAACATGTACCGATGTGGTCATAAACAATTCCTTCATTTAACTAAAATTTTTATTATTGTTCTACAATTCCAGTCGAAACTGGCAATATC
This is a stretch of genomic DNA from Periweissella cryptocerci. It encodes these proteins:
- a CDS encoding nuclease-related domain-containing protein, with the protein product MEFHGKVREIKPYDHRRHTGGYGFIQAENDQSIFFLLAWAKYEPVKVGDNVEFETELDEAGRIHANPVQRDETRMAANIKQLFQKYNYKSSRKLLPIPGVTAQSTNMSAAYESLNTIQQQFGEDNDALPATMLSTINEWISNVLELDTYFDEHPQLKELLIKRNVLPKQKQIEPLTELQKVIRKMNYEQRGRYFGVKGEQTVQSKLDQHHLQYVQNPTLPEFDTDGNVVGATEIDFIVVSMFGIHVIEVKNYGAGKGQEQRITISRDGQWSRIGSTQENVTGQNDLHISAVEGVLFDSDALQDIERVKLLAAPVFVIPNENVTINNQSSEQVIRTGFLYDTLVRNVRESRQAVLSESEVTRVLEVLKQALEANREFQYFLPDENFLEDAYQLRERYEIAQKVFDHLTDIYG
- the ezrA gene encoding septation ring formation regulator EzrA; this encodes MKELFMTTSVHVLIGLVILAIVVYVAIFITQRLTIRRVEALQTKKQQLLDLDTDTSLLEGQKMSLTGKSLKQFEQLQTAYNEVETQDFLAFDEKADEVFFDAKGWNVVKTRQALKELSTQLDVTAQRIVDVQKGLEDLHKIDEAHRAAVTQLESEYQALRKTLLTRNFEYGDSIDKLEEILGSLEDDFDEFSRLTAQGDHTAASDIYAQLHSETEKLENMIDAIPAIEKELSGDFVDQITELQDAYQKLLAEGYVFPDGDAMAAQIAELENTRQSTALLLNDLHVDEAADLTTKLSARIDDVYDAMQLELDAKKTAKQSEAQLDRFIEHAKHQNHSLLMELDRLGQRYIMTKGEIDATRELSEQIKKVGDTFRKERLDMQMNAAVYSEVAEKFAAAQAQLTAIENDHAAIWDSVQGLTEAEKSAQSTLEEAAFDLRDIKREVEHWNLPGLPVNYKKQYQNVTREIDKLYNDMQAIRINMTDVANQLNVIKSDLDSLHEATASLKLNANLTEQLMQYANRYRLQNDKVATAYDQAMDEYQHTFDYDKAQQILGAAVDSAEAGAYEKIKAQM